The Parabacteroides sp. AD58 genome includes a window with the following:
- a CDS encoding GH92 family glycosyl hydrolase: MMRYSKLIYSLIAAACSVVAVAQSSVIERVNPIIGTNGMGHTFPGACVPFGLVQLSPDTDTIPHNVDGKYQPRAYEYCAGYQYKDSSIVGFSHTHFSGTGHSDLGDILIMPTTGALKLNPGTATNPDGGYRSRYSHDTEVSKPGYYEVLLSDYGIKAQLTTTKRVGVHKYTYPSQAKEQRIVLDLIHGIYNYDGKVLWASLRVENDTLLTGYRITNGWARTNYTYFAISFSKPIVHYGCEEKAKVNYRGGYGKFNMKENFPDIGGRKIVAYFEFDPKVSQDLEVKVALSGVSTAGALKNLQAEAASADFDELASRASDTWNKALSVIEADGNDDQLAMLYTSLYHTMINPCVYMDVDGQYRGIDQNIHTADGFTNYTVFSVWDTYRALHPLFNVINRQVNTDIAKSMLKHAEQSVHKILPIWSHMANENWCMIGYHSVSVLADAIAKGLPIDKEEALAAMISSSTIPYLDGIKEYMEKGYVPLERNASAGSLTLEYAYDDWTIYQTALRAGNQQVAETYKKRAANYNQVFDPSIGYARPKMNDGSFKKDFNLLSTHGEGFIEGNALNYSFYVPQDVNGLIRDMGGEKSFIAKLDSLFTMHLPEEFFAQTEDVTKEGLLGGYVQGNEPSHHIPFLYAWTSNPWKTQYWQREIMNKMYRNNIDGLCGNDDCGQMSAWYIFSALGFYPVCPGTDQYVLGAPYLPSIKLNLENGKTFEVKAPKVSDKNRYVKSVKLNGKPYAKGYITQQDIMDGGVLEFEMSSKPNKKRLFTGDNQPYSLTQAE, translated from the coding sequence ATGATGAGATATTCAAAATTGATTTATTCATTGATCGCTGCCGCTTGTTCTGTCGTGGCTGTCGCACAGTCGTCGGTCATTGAACGGGTGAATCCTATTATTGGAACGAACGGTATGGGACATACTTTCCCCGGAGCCTGTGTTCCTTTCGGATTGGTACAGTTAAGCCCGGATACGGATACGATTCCTCATAATGTGGATGGAAAATACCAGCCGCGTGCCTATGAATACTGTGCCGGATATCAATATAAAGACAGCAGTATTGTCGGTTTCAGCCATACTCATTTCAGTGGAACGGGACATTCGGATTTAGGCGATATCTTAATTATGCCTACAACCGGAGCATTGAAACTGAATCCGGGAACGGCAACTAATCCAGATGGTGGTTATCGTTCGCGTTATTCACACGATACCGAAGTTTCGAAGCCCGGATACTATGAAGTCCTGTTGAGTGATTATGGCATCAAGGCTCAGCTGACGACAACAAAACGGGTGGGAGTTCATAAATATACCTATCCGTCGCAGGCAAAAGAACAGCGTATTGTCCTGGACTTGATTCATGGAATTTATAATTATGACGGAAAAGTTCTTTGGGCCAGTTTGCGGGTAGAAAATGATACGTTACTGACCGGTTACCGGATTACGAACGGTTGGGCTCGCACCAATTATACCTATTTTGCTATCTCGTTCTCCAAACCCATTGTTCATTACGGTTGTGAAGAAAAGGCCAAGGTGAACTATCGGGGCGGTTATGGAAAATTCAATATGAAAGAGAATTTCCCGGATATAGGAGGCCGGAAGATCGTCGCTTATTTCGAATTCGATCCGAAAGTTTCTCAAGACTTGGAAGTAAAGGTCGCTTTGTCGGGAGTCAGTACGGCCGGTGCTTTGAAGAACTTACAGGCAGAGGCTGCTTCTGCCGACTTCGATGAATTGGCCAGCCGGGCTTCGGATACCTGGAACAAGGCACTTTCAGTGATCGAGGCAGATGGAAATGATGATCAGCTGGCTATGTTATATACTTCATTGTATCATACGATGATCAATCCGTGCGTCTATATGGATGTCGACGGTCAGTACCGTGGCATTGATCAGAATATCCATACGGCTGATGGCTTTACCAATTATACCGTTTTTTCTGTCTGGGATACTTATCGGGCTTTGCATCCGTTGTTCAATGTCATCAACCGGCAAGTCAATACGGATATTGCTAAGTCGATGCTGAAACATGCTGAACAGAGTGTGCATAAGATATTGCCTATCTGGAGCCACATGGCGAATGAAAACTGGTGTATGATCGGGTATCATTCCGTGTCGGTATTGGCTGATGCAATCGCCAAAGGGCTTCCGATTGACAAAGAAGAGGCTTTGGCTGCGATGATCAGCAGTTCTACGATACCTTATCTGGATGGAATCAAGGAATATATGGAGAAAGGTTATGTTCCGTTAGAGCGGAACGCCAGTGCGGGTTCGCTGACATTGGAATATGCTTACGACGACTGGACAATTTATCAGACAGCTCTTCGTGCCGGAAATCAGCAGGTGGCTGAAACATACAAGAAACGGGCTGCTAATTACAATCAGGTGTTTGATCCGTCAATCGGTTATGCCCGTCCGAAAATGAATGATGGTTCTTTCAAGAAAGACTTTAATCTGCTGAGTACGCACGGTGAAGGCTTTATCGAAGGAAATGCGTTGAACTATTCATTCTACGTGCCGCAGGATGTCAATGGTCTGATTCGGGATATGGGCGGTGAGAAATCATTCATTGCCAAGCTGGATTCTTTGTTTACGATGCATTTGCCGGAAGAGTTCTTTGCTCAGACAGAAGATGTCACCAAAGAAGGTCTGTTAGGCGGTTATGTACAGGGCAACGAACCGAGTCATCATATTCCGTTCCTCTATGCATGGACTTCCAATCCTTGGAAAACACAGTATTGGCAGCGTGAGATTATGAACAAGATGTACCGGAATAATATAGACGGATTATGCGGTAATGATGACTGCGGACAGATGTCTGCCTGGTATATTTTCTCGGCTTTAGGTTTTTATCCGGTTTGTCCGGGAACCGATCAGTACGTGTTGGGCGCTCCTTATCTGCCTTCTATCAAACTGAATCTGGAAAATGGAAAGACATTTGAAGTGAAGGCTCCGAAGGTGAGCGACAAGAACCGTTATGTCAAGTCGGTGAAGTTGAATGGTAAGCCGTATGCAAAAGGCTATATTACTCAGCAAGACATTATGGACGGTGGCGTTCTTGAATTCGAAATGAGTTCGAAACCGAACAAGAAGCGTTTGTTTACAGGCGACAATCAGCCGTATTCATTGACGCAGGCCGAATAA